One Synergistes jonesii DNA window includes the following coding sequences:
- a CDS encoding type II toxin-antitoxin system RelE family toxin: MGKYSVRLKKSEEKALASFDASTQRAIAAKLLSLAKDPYPQGCKKIHGLKNTWRIRSGNFRIVYAVHEDILLILVIRIGDRKDVYKGM, translated from the coding sequence TTGGGTAAGTACTCCGTGAGGCTGAAAAAAAGTGAAGAGAAAGCGCTCGCCTCTTTTGATGCCTCAACTCAAAGGGCCATAGCGGCGAAGCTGCTTTCTCTCGCGAAAGACCCATACCCGCAGGGGTGCAAGAAAATTCATGGGCTAAAAAACACATGGCGTATACGCAGCGGAAATTTTCGCATAGTTTACGCCGTGCATGAAGACATTCTGCTTATCCTCGTGATAAGGATAGGCGATAGAAAAGACGTCTACAAGGGAATGTAA